The window GGCATCGACTGTATAAGCAGGACTGACGCCCTGCGGCTTTGCAGCAGTCTTGGCGACGATCCCCTTCGACGCGCTGTCAATATGCGCCGCACTGATGCCCTTGTTCGCAGGCCTCGGTTGGATGTCACTCAATGAGCTTACGCCCGCCACCAATTCCCCCAGCGCGGCGGGAATCTGCGGATTCTGCATATTGGCAACATGCGACGCGCCACGCACGTTCAACGTGTGCATCTCCGTTCGGAACGCCGTCTTTAACTGCGCTGCGGTTCCCGAAAAATCGACCACCATGCCGCTCTTTGAAACTTCGTTGACCTCAAATCCATGGCTCTTCAGCCATCCCGTTACCGCCGCGATATCCTTCGCGCTCGGACCATAGTCAGATCCAATCTCCTCAGCCGTCAGCCACTTGTGAAAGTCAGGGCTGCCTGGCGTGTGCAGCGACTCGATCTTGGCAGTCAGAGCCGCCTCGCGCTCCGCCGGCCGCTTCAGTTGCAGCAGCATGTGGTCCAGCTGCATGGAGCCGTCCACAGCGCCACGGTCGTTCGCCGCATTCGCTTCCGGACGAACATTGCCGAGCAACGTAATCATCTTGCTATCAGTTACCGGGGTGGTCACGGTCGATCTTGCCACCGTGGAAGTCTGTGCCTGAGCGACCGGCAATAGGGAGATTCCTATCGCCGTAAGACAGAAAGACTGCGCCGTGCGGGCGCAAAGAGTACGTAGCTTCATAAAAGTTAGCCTCATTGAGTTTGCTTACTAGCCTGAATCTGTTGCGGGAGAAGTAGAGCTACAACAAAGGTGGTATTGCTAGATTCATCTTCTTGAAAAGCTTTGATGTGGATGGATAGTACGGTCGCCCTAACCCTGAGGTCAATAGTCAAAACCATTTTTGCGTGAGGGAAACATAAAGTTGAGCGATTCGCACATCGTCGACCTTTGTTGAGGCTCCAAAAAGAAAGGGCGGGCGCCCTGTCGGGGATCGGTGGACGAATACTACGGTTGCCCTTGCGCCGTAGTTAAGCGCAGAATCACTCTTTGCGTGACGACGAAATAAAGTTCACAAACGTGTCTCATTTTTCAGCCTAGAAAAGTACGCTGCTAATTCCCCACGTCTACCGCGCAATCCACCACAAACTCACCATCAAAACACCACGCTCTGCACCCGTATTCCTTGAAAAACCCCTGCAAAAACCACACCCCACCAGCTTCAAAAAAAATCCGCCCACGAAATCCACCGCTCCCCGGTTTCGTCGGCGTTTAGGATAGCCAGATACCAAAGCAAAGGCTCCGCACAATGACACTCCCTGTAATACCCGGCCGCATTGAAGTCATCACCGGCCCCATGTTCTCCGGCAAATCCGAAGAGCTCATCCGCCGCCTCAAGCGCGCCCGCATCGCCCGCCAGCGCGTCGCCTGCTACAAGCCCGACATCGACCTCCGCTATCACCGCACCTCCATCGCCAGCCACAGCTCGCAGACCCACGAAGCCTGCACCGTCACCAACGTCGAGCACCTGAAAGCCGAGCTACTCCCTCAGTTACACGAGGTCGACGTTATCGGCATCGACGAAGCCCAGTTCTTCGACGCAACCATCATCCCTCTCATCGTCGAGCTCGTTCACCTCGGCAAACGCATCCTCATCGCTGGTCTCGACACCACCTTCAACGCCGAGCCCTTCGGCCCAATCCCCGCGCTCATGGCCATCTCCGACGAGGTCACTAAGCTCTCTGCCGTCTGCATGGTCTGCGGCGCTCCTGCCATCCACACCCAGCGCCTGGGTCAAAGCCAGGAACTAGTCCTGGTCGGCGCAGCAGGCATCTACGAAGCGCGCTGCCGCACCCACTTCGAACCCTTCGCTGACGATCAACACACCGAGCAGTTAGAGCTTCTCTCCATCTAAAAAGCAGAAGAGAAAGCCGAGCAACGCGAGGCCCACTGGTCTCTACTTGTCGAAACAAGGGACACACGCCACGAAGTGGCCGCCCGCCGCGCAGGCGGCCCGTCCGGCAGGACAGTATCAGTGCTTCGAAACCATCTCCATCACATCCTTCCGCAGTGCCAGCGAGCTAGCCGGCCGCGCGTAGTACATATGCCCACCGGGATACTCATGCACCTGCACCCGCGTCGGATCGCCCATGATCGGAATCTGGCTCACCGTCAGCACCGACCCCATAAACGGGCAGGAAAGGTCTGCCCATCCATGCGCAATCACAACGCGCAGCTTCGGGTCTGTCGCAACTGCCACGCGCAGATCCGTCGCAGAAGCCGACCCTGAAAACGCGCCGTTGCTGCCGCTTTGATCCCACAGTTTGTTCACCTCGAACGACAGAGCGTTGTACCGCGCATCCGTCTTCCAGCCCACCGTCCGCGTCACAAAATCGACCATCGCCGTCGTCGTCGGAGCAATAATGCTCAACAAGATTGGGTCCTGA is drawn from Edaphobacter lichenicola and contains these coding sequences:
- a CDS encoding thymidine kinase, whose product is MTLPVIPGRIEVITGPMFSGKSEELIRRLKRARIARQRVACYKPDIDLRYHRTSIASHSSQTHEACTVTNVEHLKAELLPQLHEVDVIGIDEAQFFDATIIPLIVELVHLGKRILIAGLDTTFNAEPFGPIPALMAISDEVTKLSAVCMVCGAPAIHTQRLGQSQELVLVGAAGIYEARCRTHFEPFADDQHTEQLELLSI